In Candidatus Ozemobacteraceae bacterium, one genomic interval encodes:
- a CDS encoding phosphatidylserine/phosphatidylglycerophosphate/cardiolipin synthase family protein: MKRFNTSVVRGIALAFLAVIVVTAWLGAGNPTLAPNEDLKSAFDSISVPKGDISTRVRLIWKNDDALYARWKMIESAKETIDCTYFIVDKDIFGQAFLGLLAKKAREGVRVRLMIDGRIYRSGYMKGMPDRFEELAAVPNVEIKQFNSIGKSLLAMFEDFRAAFASNHDKIIIVDGKTSIIGGRNIGPDYFVGKGEYGIVYRDTDVLMSGEHVAGQLKKAFEDEWSCLKNSVVKPDTFNWKDQSARLDLANMALRRFMLGQGLYDASKIKLSGKLPEALKEFNEELSKYKNLSSYASFQLFRGERPKPVKILDKHSRLGALNGITPTLVKFIDCSKNEIIIQNPYLVLTAEAEAALKRASARGVKIIMHTNSGGSTDSLFPQAFLMSDWKKMLQEMPTCRLLVAPSINERLHSKVFVFDRQIAVVGSYNMDALSEQINSEVVAAICDPQFATMTALRLFDDMKVTVEYKITVDKDGNVTKAYGPEDHCSKEIVKKMNFLRKLTWLRPVI, translated from the coding sequence ATGAAGCGCTTCAATACGAGTGTGGTCCGCGGAATCGCCCTTGCGTTCCTCGCCGTGATCGTCGTCACCGCGTGGCTTGGCGCCGGCAACCCCACCCTGGCTCCGAACGAAGACCTGAAATCGGCGTTCGACTCGATCTCCGTTCCCAAGGGCGACATCAGCACGCGCGTCCGGCTGATCTGGAAGAACGACGACGCTCTGTATGCCCGCTGGAAGATGATCGAGAGCGCGAAGGAGACGATCGACTGCACGTATTTCATCGTCGACAAGGACATCTTCGGCCAAGCGTTCCTCGGCCTGCTCGCAAAAAAGGCCCGCGAGGGCGTCCGGGTGCGCCTGATGATCGACGGGCGAATTTATAGATCAGGCTATATGAAGGGGATGCCCGACCGTTTCGAGGAGCTCGCGGCCGTTCCCAATGTCGAGATCAAGCAGTTCAACTCGATCGGCAAGTCGCTTCTGGCCATGTTCGAAGACTTCCGCGCGGCGTTCGCCAGCAACCATGACAAGATCATCATCGTCGACGGCAAGACCTCGATCATCGGCGGCCGGAACATCGGCCCGGACTACTTCGTCGGGAAAGGCGAATACGGCATCGTGTACCGCGACACCGACGTGCTGATGAGCGGCGAGCACGTGGCCGGCCAGCTCAAGAAGGCGTTCGAGGACGAGTGGAGCTGCCTGAAGAACTCGGTCGTGAAGCCCGACACGTTCAACTGGAAAGACCAGTCGGCCCGGCTCGACCTGGCGAACATGGCGCTGCGCCGGTTCATGCTCGGCCAAGGCCTGTATGACGCATCGAAGATCAAGCTGTCCGGCAAGCTGCCCGAGGCGCTGAAAGAATTCAACGAAGAGCTTTCCAAATACAAGAACCTCTCAAGCTACGCATCGTTCCAGCTGTTCCGGGGCGAACGCCCGAAGCCCGTCAAGATCCTCGACAAGCACTCCCGCCTCGGCGCCCTGAACGGCATTACCCCCACTCTGGTCAAGTTCATCGACTGCAGCAAAAACGAGATCATCATCCAGAACCCCTATCTGGTTCTCACCGCCGAGGCCGAAGCGGCCCTCAAGCGCGCGTCGGCGCGCGGCGTGAAGATCATCATGCACACCAACAGCGGCGGCTCGACCGACTCACTGTTTCCCCAGGCGTTCCTGATGTCCGACTGGAAGAAGATGCTCCAGGAGATGCCGACCTGCCGTCTGCTGGTCGCCCCGTCCATCAACGAGCGGCTTCATTCGAAAGTGTTCGTGTTCGACCGGCAGATCGCCGTCGTGGGCTCCTACAACATGGATGCTCTCAGCGAGCAGATCAACTCGGAAGTCGTCGCCGCCATCTGCGATCCGCAGTTTGCGACGATGACCGCTCTGCGCCTCTTCGACGACATGAAGGTGACCGTCGAATACAA